Sequence from the Methanobacterium alkalithermotolerans genome:
CATAATTTTCAAATATCCGTTTTAAGGTGCTGGCCACCACTTTGCGCTGTTTCATCTCTTCAAAGAGGAAATCTCTAGTTCCTCGAGGTCTTGATAGTTCCATTCTATTGCTCCCGCAGGGTTTTTTATAAAATATTAATTAGTATAACTATTTTTATTTAAAATTTAATCTTATCTTAATATCTAAATTTTATTTACCTCTTAGTTTGATATTACTCCATTTAGAGGAATATAGAATATATGGATTATTTTTTCATTAATCAAAATGATATATTATTCCCTAGTATTAATTTTAAGAAAAAAATTTACTTAATAATCAGTTTAATTTGAATATTATTTATTATAATCCGATTAACTTTGAGATATTTATAATAGGCCGGATTTGGTATTTTCTCGAAGGCTTTATTAAAACAAAAAATCATTTCAACCTTAATTTAAGATTATTCATAATATTTAAGATATTCCTGGAGCATTTGAGGAAATGATTTGGCATGTAAGAATCGCAAGCCCAGTCGCTCTGCCCAGACTTTTATGCCTTCATCTGCAGCCACCACTCCTGCTCCTAATTCTTTGGCCAGTAAAAGCACATCGAGATCCGGGGCACTGTCCAGGGTTCCTTTCCTTAAAGCAGCCCTATATTTTTTTCTAAAATCTTTTATGGCCTTACCTACAATCTCCATCTCGATTTTATTTTTTTCCTCACCCCGGGACATCATCACCATGGATTCCACAGCAGCCTGCCACATGGCACTTTCTGATATTTTCATACCTTTATTCATTCTCTCCCGCATATCCTGAACATATTCAAAGAATATCTCTGAAGGAATCTGGGTATCATATCTATTAGGAGTTTTCTTAACAATCCAGGTTTCTGCTTTTATCATTATATCCTCAGGGCACTCATAACGGGCCATGTAATCTGAGAATTCTTTATAAGTTACCGGGGGCATATGGCAACTTATATTCAGTTTAATTCTAGAACGGGCAATCAAATCAATCAGATAATTTACCGACTGATTAAGTTCTCCATCACCTAAATCATCCCGTAACTGGTTATCCGTAAAAGCAGTAGTATCGAGAACAAACCTTTGCTTGGCAAACATTTTATACATCTCCCTAACCCCAAATTCACATATTAAAATAATCGATTATTAAATACACTCCATTTAAATTTGAATCTTATAAATTCCTTTTTTTATAAGGTGAATATATAATAACTTTTATCTTGAAATATACTAATATAATTATGGTTAAAGATTAACCGGCATAGTCTAAACTAAAGAAACAATTCCCACTAGAGATTAAATTAATTCCGCCACCACCGGTAAAATCTGGAAAAAATTATATTAACTTTGCCTTATTTAAGTACTGACACTATGGTTTTAGTTATTTAAAAATACTTACTTTCCAGTTATTTATTTAAGGTGGATAAGATTTACCAGTTATTATAGGCTAGTGAAATTTACGTTGTTATGTAAGGTGAAAAATTGATTACAGGAAAAACTAAGATAATAGGGCTTTTTGGAAATCCGGTAGGTCACAGTCTTTCTCCAGCCATGCATAATGCTGCTTTTAATTATGAAAAAATGGATTATGTATATGTGCCCTTTAATGTAAAGCCTGAATATTTAAAAGAGGCCACCCAAGGTGCTTTTGCTTTAAATATCAGGGGATATAATGTAACCATCCCTCATAAAACCAGAATAATAGACTACCTCCCGGAGGTGGACCCTACTGCTGCTTTAATAGGAGCAGTTAATACAGTGAAAATCCAGGACGGTGTAAGTAAGGGGTATAATACTGATGGTATAGGGGCTATTAAGGCTATTGAAGAAATAACTCCTATTTCTAATAAAAAAGTGATTATACTGGGTGCCGGTGGAGCCAGCAGGGCGGTTTCATTCCAGTTACTATCTTCCTATGAAGTGGAGTTACTGATACTAAACCGGACTCCGGAAAAAGCATTTGAACTTAAAAGTGACCTGGAGAGTAATCTAAAAACTACTTTATCTACCGGGGGATTTGAACTACTACTTGAGGAAATAGAATCAGCAGATATTTTAATTAATACCACCCCCCGGGGTATGCATCCCCATGAAGATGATGAACCTTTTTTAAAAGCCAGAGACATCCCTTCTCATGTGGTGGTTAATGATCTGGTATACAATCCCCTGGAAACAGGACTTATAAAAGAGGCTACTAAGGCCGGTGCTACCACCATTTCTGGATTAAAGATGTTGCTTTATCAGGGAGTAGAAGCATTCAAGATATGGACCGGGCAGGAACCACCAGTGGATATTATGGAAAAAGCGCTATATGATTTTTTATAATCAAAATCATGCCCTAATCTAATTTTTCAGTTATAAATATAATTAAGAGCATTAATCTATTTTTTTTAGTCACAGATACATTTTCATCCGGATCATATCTCTACAGAGAATACCATTTTCATAGAACTCTTCAAAATAATGTTTATAAAAATCAAGCTCCACTCCTACAATCCGGAAACCACATTTCTGATATAATGCTATTTGCTTAATACCACAGTTTCTAAGTTCCGATGGCAAGGATTTCATTTTTCCCGGCCCGGGCCATATTGATAACAAATTTTATCAGTTGTTCACCAATTCCTTTATTCTGAAATTCTTCCCTTACAGCTATATTAAGAATTTCCAGAGTCTTTGGTCGGGTATTAATTATAACAATGATTCCCACAATCTTTTCACTAATTTTTGCCACATACTTTTGGCTACGATTAATATAATCATTTAACATATCCTTAGAAGAATCTCCCAGTAACAGCAAGTCATAAATATCCTTATCTATCTGGGTAATTTCTTCAATCACTATTTTAATTGTCATTTGATAATAATTCCTCTTTTATTATGGAGTTATAGAATAAGATATTTAAATTTTTAGCAATTATCCTGATTTATTTCTACTTTTTATACTGGCTATGGCTTTTTTAAGTGCAATTTCAAATTCATAAGACTCTCCCTGGGATTTATTCAATGCTTCTTCCAGATAGGGAATGGTATTCTCCTCACCAATGGTTCCCAGGGCATAGGTAGCATTTACCCGGACAAGATAACTATCATCCTGCAGGGACCTTAAAAGTGACTTTATGGCCACATCATCACCGATTTTACCCAGAGAAGTTACAGTACAGGCTCGAAGAAGAAAATCATCTTCACCCAGTATTTCACTTAGGTGCTTAGATGCTTTTATATCTCCCAGATTTCCTAATGCCCCTACCAGTTCACATTTAACATTTAAGGAACCATCTTTTAAGGCCTGGATTATGGGATCAACTGCTCTTTTATCACCAATAGCCCCTAATGAGAGAGCAGCATTTTCACGTACATGCCAGTATTCATCATTTAATAATTTAATCAGTACCGGGACTGCTTCAGGATTTCCTATTCTTCCTAAAGATAGGGTAGCTGCTTTACGCAGGGGCCAGTATTCATCATCTAGACAATTGATTAAATCATCCACAGAATCATCGGCATGAATATCTCCCAGAATATAAGCCACCTTTTCACGTATTCTATTATCTTTACTGGTTTTTAAGGTACTAATCAGTCCGTCAATGTCCTTTTCTTTTCTCATTTTTTCTAAATCATTCCCGGAATTCATTATTAATCGCTCTTTGTATTAATTTGAAGGGTTAGTGTACTAATTTATATCCAGTTCTAATTAATAATTGGTTTATTTTCTAATAATTTTTATTATTAAAGTTAATTTAATAAGGTACAATAACAAAATAAAAAATACAGTTAAAATCTTTTAAAAATAAGTTATTTTAAAATACATGATTTTGTTTCTTATTTAAGTAGATTCCGTCCTGGAATATTATTATGCAGATTAAAATTTTTCAAAATTAAAATCAAAGGATTACTATAAAAATTATTTACTAAAATGGTGATTATATGAGTGGACCATGGGTGGAAAAGTACAGACCAGCAACACTAGACGACGTGGTGGGTCAGGATCATATCATAGAAAGGCTCAAAGCTTATGTGAAAGATGAAAGCATGCCTAACCTTATGTTTACAGGGCCTGCAGGCGTGGGTAAGACTACCACGGCACTTGCATTATCTAAATCAATCTTAGGAGAATACTGGAGACAGAACTTCCTGGAACTCAATGCTTCTGATGCCCGGGGTATTGATACGGTGCGGACCAATATCAAAAATTTCTGCCGCTTAAAACCAGTGGGAGCTCCCTTTAGAATAATATTCCTGGATGAAGTGGATAACATGACCAAAGATGCTCAGCATGCTCTTAGAAGAGAAATGGAAATGTATACCAAGACTTCTTCATTCATACTATCCTGCAATTATTCTTCTAAAATCATAGACCCCATACAGTCTCGTTGTGCCATATTCCGCTTTACACCGGTAAAAGGGCATCAAATAATTAAGAGAATGGAATTTATCGCCCAGGAAGAAGGCCTGGATTATGATCCTGCGGCTATTGAAACCATGGTTTACTTTGCCGAAGGGGACCTGAGAAAGGCCATTAATATTCTACAATCCTCGGCTTCAGTGGGAGAAAAAATCACAGAAGATAGTATTTACCAGGTAATATCTAAAGCCAGACCTAAAGATGTTAAAAAAATGATTATTAAATCATTGAATGGGGATTTCATGGGAGCACGTGACTTACTTCGTGAAATTATGGTTTTGCAGGGTACCAGTGGGGAGGATATGGTGAATCAGATTTATCAGGATGTTTCTCGCATGGCCACAGAAGAGGAATTAGATGGTTCTTCTTATCTGGAGATAATTGAAGCTATTGCTGAGACTGATTTTAGAATAAGGGAAGGTGCTAATCCTAGAATACAATTAGAAGCACTTCTAACCAGGTTCTTATACAAGGCCCGGACTTAAGATATATAATCACTCTTATTTTTTTCGAGGATAATTACATGTTATGGACGGAAAAATATCGACCCCGAAGCTTTGATCAGGTAGTGGGCAATGCCAAGCAGGTTAAAGAGATTAAAGAATGGGTTGATCAATGGATTAAAGGAGAAAAACAACCCTGCCTATTTTTAGTGGGTCCTCCTGGAACAGGTAAAACTACCCTGGCCCATATAATTGGTAGAGAATTTTCAGATTATGTGGAATTAAATGCCAGTGATAAACGGTCCTATGATATTATCAAAAATACAGTGGGAGAGGCTTCTGCCACCAGATCACTATTTAGCCAGGGATTGAAATTGATTATTCTCGATGAGGTGGATGGTATTCATGGTACTGATGACCGGGGTGGCAGCCGGGCTATTAATAAGATAATAAAAGAGGGACACCACCCCATGATTTTAACGGCTAACGATCCCTATAGCAAGCGTATAAAATCATTTAAGTCTAAATGTAAGGTTATTAATATTAAAAAGGTGCATACCAACTCTATTAATGCTCTTTTAAAAAGAATATGTTCTAAAGAAGGGGTCAGCTTCGATGATCAGGTATTAAAAGAACTGGCTAAAAGATCCAATGGAGATTTACGTTCAGCCATTAATGACTTAGAAGTCCTGGCCCGGGGCAAGGATAGTATTGATAAAAGCAATCTGGAGGAGGTAGGGGTGAAGGATAATCGCTCCAATATCTTCGATTCAGTGCGCCGGGTATTAAAAAGCAAAAACTTACCTAAAATCCGCCAGGCCATGTACCTGGATGAGGATCCCACCCTGGTGATGGAGGTTATGGCTGAAAACATCCCCCGGGAATATGAAAAACCACAGGAAATCCAGCGGGCATATGAAATGATTTCCCTGGCAGATTTGAATTTTGGCCGTGCCCGTTCCAGCCGCAACTACTCTTACTGGAGATATGCCTCTGATTTTATGGGTATCGGGGTGGCTTTATCCAAAAAAGAAACCTACCGAAAGTTTGCCCGCTATACGGGATCCACTTCCTTTGCTCTTCTGGGTAAAACTCGCTCTAAAAGAGATTTAAGAGACAGGGTTGCGGATAAAATGGCTGAGAAAATGCATATCTCCCGGCAGGTGGCCATATCCCAGTTCCCCTATCTGAGTCTCATATTTGATAATGATGAGATGGCCTATGAAATTGCCACTTATCTGGGACTGGAAGATGATGAGGTAAAATTATTCCGGAAGAGAAAAATAAAAAAACCCCCTAAAAAAAAGAACATTACACCTAAAAAAATAGGCACTGATATAAAATCAGATGGAATAAATTCTTCTATTTATGCTAAAAAATCAAAA
This genomic interval carries:
- a CDS encoding RNA ligase partner protein yields the protein MFAKQRFVLDTTAFTDNQLRDDLGDGELNQSVNYLIDLIARSRIKLNISCHMPPVTYKEFSDYMARYECPEDIMIKAETWIVKKTPNRYDTQIPSEIFFEYVQDMRERMNKGMKISESAMWQAAVESMVMMSRGEEKNKIEMEIVGKAIKDFRKKYRAALRKGTLDSAPDLDVLLLAKELGAGVVAADEGIKVWAERLGLRFLHAKSFPQMLQEYLKYYE
- the aroE gene encoding shikimate dehydrogenase produces the protein MITGKTKIIGLFGNPVGHSLSPAMHNAAFNYEKMDYVYVPFNVKPEYLKEATQGAFALNIRGYNVTIPHKTRIIDYLPEVDPTAALIGAVNTVKIQDGVSKGYNTDGIGAIKAIEEITPISNKKVIILGAGGASRAVSFQLLSSYEVELLILNRTPEKAFELKSDLESNLKTTLSTGGFELLLEEIESADILINTTPRGMHPHEDDEPFLKARDIPSHVVVNDLVYNPLETGLIKEATKAGATTISGLKMLLYQGVEAFKIWTGQEPPVDIMEKALYDFL
- a CDS encoding GNAT family N-acetyltransferase produces the protein MPSELRNCGIKQIALYQKCGFRIVGVELDFYKHYFEEFYENGILCRDMIRMKMYL
- a CDS encoding GNAT family N-acetyltransferase — protein: MTIKIVIEEITQIDKDIYDLLLLGDSSKDMLNDYINRSQKYVAKISEKIVGIIVIINTRPKTLEILNIAVREEFQNKGIGEQLIKFVINMARAGKNEILAIGT
- a CDS encoding HEAT repeat domain-containing protein; this encodes MRKEKDIDGLISTLKTSKDNRIREKVAYILGDIHADDSVDDLINCLDDEYWPLRKAATLSLGRIGNPEAVPVLIKLLNDEYWHVRENAALSLGAIGDKRAVDPIIQALKDGSLNVKCELVGALGNLGDIKASKHLSEILGEDDFLLRACTVTSLGKIGDDVAIKSLLRSLQDDSYLVRVNATYALGTIGEENTIPYLEEALNKSQGESYEFEIALKKAIASIKSRNKSG
- a CDS encoding replication factor C small subunit, with protein sequence MSGPWVEKYRPATLDDVVGQDHIIERLKAYVKDESMPNLMFTGPAGVGKTTTALALSKSILGEYWRQNFLELNASDARGIDTVRTNIKNFCRLKPVGAPFRIIFLDEVDNMTKDAQHALRREMEMYTKTSSFILSCNYSSKIIDPIQSRCAIFRFTPVKGHQIIKRMEFIAQEEGLDYDPAAIETMVYFAEGDLRKAINILQSSASVGEKITEDSIYQVISKARPKDVKKMIIKSLNGDFMGARDLLREIMVLQGTSGEDMVNQIYQDVSRMATEEELDGSSYLEIIEAIAETDFRIREGANPRIQLEALLTRFLYKART
- a CDS encoding replication factor C large subunit; translation: MLWTEKYRPRSFDQVVGNAKQVKEIKEWVDQWIKGEKQPCLFLVGPPGTGKTTLAHIIGREFSDYVELNASDKRSYDIIKNTVGEASATRSLFSQGLKLIILDEVDGIHGTDDRGGSRAINKIIKEGHHPMILTANDPYSKRIKSFKSKCKVINIKKVHTNSINALLKRICSKEGVSFDDQVLKELAKRSNGDLRSAINDLEVLARGKDSIDKSNLEEVGVKDNRSNIFDSVRRVLKSKNLPKIRQAMYLDEDPTLVMEVMAENIPREYEKPQEIQRAYEMISLADLNFGRARSSRNYSYWRYASDFMGIGVALSKKETYRKFARYTGSTSFALLGKTRSKRDLRDRVADKMAEKMHISRQVAISQFPYLSLIFDNDEMAYEIATYLGLEDDEVKLFRKRKIKKPPKKKNITPKKIGTDIKSDGINSSIYAKKSKSKSESDNKKAKPKDKPLKKKKISKNSANEDNKPAPNEKENEKEKQTSLFSFN